In a genomic window of Paramecium tetraurelia macronuclear, complete genome:
- a CDS encoding 26S proteasome regulatory subunit, whose protein sequence is MLKQKLVQLQQQRKDLEDHIEQLNQQLQVYYDKGYNKSLIDEEGFPRQDLDFGELSTYKNLRREFNEKNNDYKDLMKLLEQTMISYHQELQNDPNLNNEIEAYTQKWKEQQQQSKQIQQQQQQQQQQQQQQQSSSSQNQRNEYSKQNENDLIKPFAYLEDVIKDSPADKGGFKINDFLIRFGIIDHSNHNRLQNLYEYIKNQQNKQVNVKILRLLTQQANVTNIDFSKESYIIMDLTITPQTWNGKGLLGWKMNVI, encoded by the exons atgCTAAAATAGAAGTtggtttaattataataatagcgAAAGGATCTTGAAGATCATATTGAACAACTCAATTAACAACTATAAGTTTATTATGATAAGGGAtacaataaatcattaatagaCGAAGAAGGATTTCCCAGATAGGATCTAGATTTTGGTGAACTATCTACAtacaaaaatttaagaagagAATTCAATGAAAAAAACAATGACTACAAAGATTTGATGAAGCTTCTTGAACAAA CAATGATATCATATCATTAGGAATTGTAAAATGATCCTAATCtcaataatgaaatagaagCATACACCTAAAAATGGAAGGAACAACAATAACAgtcaaaataaatacaataatagcAGTAGtagcaataacaataacaataataacaacaatcaAGTAGTTCATAAAATTAGAGGAATGAATATTCCaagtaaaatgaaaatgaccTAATTAAACCCTTTGCTTATTTAGAGGATGTAATCAAAGATTCACCTGCAGATAAGGGAggttttaaaattaatgattttttgaTTAGATTTGGGATAATAGATCACAGCAATCAcaatagattataaaatctttatgaatacataaaaaatcaatagaataaACAGGTAAATGTGAAGATCTTACGTTTACTCACATAGTAAGCAAATGTGACTAACATTGACTTTTCAAAAGAATCATATATCATAATGGATTTAACTATAACTCCTTAAACATGGAATGGAAAAGGATTATTAGGATGGAAAATGAACGTGATTTGA
- a CDS encoding Nucleolar RNA helicase II: MLTRRKSSELIEPEIVKKVKGIDESNLKAYIKNKQTRKVLEGRGISNLFPIQQQCFETIYNGDDIIGQDRTGSGKTLAYCLPILERIRGLGLKQNKNPYVLVLLPTRELAIQVTTEFNTILHKENEYRIYSIYGGTDLRNQIDQVRQGCEIVVGTPGRIQDLLERKVLKLDEIQVVVLDEADQMLNFGFQENIEKIMSYFNERKIQMLLFSATIPDWVKELSHKYMEANTKHINLIKRHETQTSTTVKHYALQCARNQLSGAIGDVVSVYGGRHARTIIFCETKRECNEIILHSKLPAETQPLHGDIPQQQRTVTFEGFKNGKFKCLVATNVAARGLDFPQVDLIIQCNPPKDIESYIHRSGRTGRAGKDGVCITFYSKKDMGLIERVERVAKIKFIKISAPQHQDIIKASSRDLQTSLQVVSKEIVDMFQPVAQEIISRCDPVEALARALACVSGYKDKLQNRSMLGSFEGYITYVLRSSTPFQACGYIWKFLKNNFSEQICNSIKGMKKIRNENGVAFDISEDVKEEFENQYQEISQNGYCRGIEIEQATSLPDIIEEQFQSHQNYHQQPTVQVSQTVKKEQEIFIGGLDFKITEDEIKNEFKNRGVELFNLRLLRGQDGQSKGSAFGVCRTKEMVSVAIKQNGTKFRGRNVRVNMANEKPK; this comes from the exons atgttaacaagaagaaaaagttctgaattaattgaaCCAGAGATTGTTAAAAAGGTCAAAGGAATCGATGAGAGCAACTTGAAAGCATATATAAAAAACAAGCAAACAAGAAAAGTTTTAGAa gGTAGAGGCATCTCAAATTTATTCCCAATTCAATAGTAATGTTTTGAAACAATTTACAATGGAGATGATATTATAGGGTAGGATAGAACAGGTTCAGGTAAAACTCTTGCATATTGCCTCCCAATTCTTGAAAGAATAAGAGGATtaggattaaaataaaataaaaatcctTATGTATTAGTATTATTACCAACAAGAGAATTGGCAATCCAAGTAACTACTGaatttaatactattttacataaagaaaatgaatacaGAATTTATAGTATATATGGTGGTACAGATCTAAGAaactaaattgattaagtgAGATAAGGATGTGAAATAGTAGTTGGAACACCTGGAAGAATATAGGATCTTTTGGAAAGAAAGGTtctaaaattagatgaaattcAAGTGGTTGTTTTGGATGAGGCAGATCAAATGTTgaattttggattttaagaaaatattgaaaagaTCATGTCATATTTCAATgaaagaaaaatttaaatgctaTTATTTAGTGCTACTATACCTGATTGGGTAAAGGAACTATCACACAAATATATGGAAGCCAATACCaaacatattaatttaattaagagacATGAG acTTAAACTTCAACAACTGTCAAACATTATGCCCTCTAATGTgcaagaaatcaattaagcGGTGCAATAGGTGATGTAGTTTCAGTTTATGGTGGAAGACATGCAAGAACTATTATCTTTTGTGAGACTAAAAGAGAATgcaatgaaattattttgcaTTCAAAATTACCAGCTGAAACATAACCATTACATGGAGACattccttaataataaagaacaGTGACATTTGAAGGatttaaaaatggaaaattcAAATGTTTAGTTGCAACCAATGTTGCAGCTAGAGGATTGGATTTCCCATAagtagatttaattatttaatgcaaTCCTCCTAAAGATATTGAATCATATATCCACAGATCAGGAAGAACAGGTAGAGCTGGAAAGGATGGAGTATGTATCACTTTCTATTCAAAGAAGGATATGGGTTTGATTGAAAGAGTGGAGAGAGTagctaaaataaaattcataaaaatttcTGCTCCTCAACATTAAGATATTATCAAGGCAAGCTCAAGAGATTTATAAACTAGTTTATAAGTAGTTAGTAAAGAGATTGTTGATATGTTTTAACCTGTGGCTTAAGAGATCATTTCTAGATGTGATCCAGTAGAAGCCTTGGCTAGAGCCTTAGCATGTGTGAGTGGATATAAAGACAAACTATAGAATAGATCTATGTTAGGATCTTTTGAGGGATATATAACATACGTGTTAAGATCATCAACTCCATTCTAAGCTTGTGGTTATATTTGGAAGTTCTTAAAGAATAACTTTTCAGAATAGATTTGCAATAGTATTAAGGgtatgaaaaaaataagaaatgagAACGGTGTTGCATTTGATATTAGTGAAGATGTCAAggaagaatttgaaaatcaataCTAGGAGATATCACAAAATGGATATTGCAGaggaattgaaattgaataagccACTAGTCTTCCAGatataattgaagaataattttaatcacaTCAAAACTATCATTAATAACCAACAGTTTAAGTCTCACAAACAGTTAAAAaggaataagaaatatttataggAGGGTTAGATTTTAAGATTACagaagatgaaattaaaaatgaattcaaaaatagagGAGTTGAGTTATTCAATCTCAGATTATTAAGAGGCTAGGATGGTTAATCAAAAGGATCTGCTTTTGGAGTGTGTAGAACTAAAGAAATGGTATCAGTGgctataaaataaaatggaacTAAATTCAGAGGAAGAAACGTTCGTGTAAATATGGCAAATGAAAAAcctaaatga
- a CDS encoding Exosomal 3'-5' exoribonuclease complex subunit produces the protein MQSALVYITLPGEKIPLKSLVSGNTIKTNKQDVNITKSLEIETKHAGWFWLDQQKIAICHNPIYYTPEIEDYVIVQVTGKNSEYYFCDLGNGLVYNLNQMDFEGATKKNKPNIQVGQLLYARVIELNHYLKGKLSCINPQSKKEWTTGENLFRELTGGVIVDLPLNFVQSLLSSQTKPELFKEISKHSSFEVCVGKNGRVWIKGVDAVLIINLLKRCAPLPLEQQLNLIHKFASQFQQ, from the exons atgtaaagTGCTCTTGTATATATAACTTTGCCAGGAGAAAAAATTCCTCTCAAGAGTTTAGTTTCTGGCAATAccattaaaacaaataagcAAGATGTCAACATTACTAAATCTCTGGAAATAGAAACAAAACATGCAGGTTGGTTTTggttagattaataaaaaattgcaATTTGTCATAATCCAATATACTATACACCTGAAATTGAAGACTATGTGATAGTCTAAGTCACTGGAAAGAATAGCGAGTATTATTTTTGTGATCTCGGTAATGGGTTAgtatataatctaaattaaatggattttGAGGGAGCAACAAAGAAGAATAAACCAAACATTTAAGTTGGATAACTTTTATACGCTAGAGTCATTGAATTGAATCATTACCTAAAGGGTAAATTGTCATGTATAAATCCTTAGAGTAAGAAAGAATGg acAACAGGAGAAAATCTATTTAGAGAATTAACCGGAGGAGTCATTGTTGATTTGCCTttgaattttgtttaaaGTCTATTAAGTTCTTAAACAAAGCCAGAATTATTTAAGGAGATAAGCAAACACTCGAGTTTCGAAGTCTGTGTGGGTAAAAATGGTAGAGTTTGGATTAAAGGTGTCGATGCagttctaataattaatttattgaaacgCTGTGCTCCATTGCCATTggaataacaattaaatttgattcataAATTTGCATCCCAGTTTTAGTAATGA
- a CDS encoding Prolyl-tRNA synthetase, with protein sequence MDDVVKIQVADGTAYVKNLLYVDKKSNYYLILANHTTQVGKLFWKTLGLSSGNIRLSKEEQIADALKSSKGNVNPFAVANDTNNLVKNIIIDEELTKFQRLALHPIENTTTIEISLDDLQNKFLKAINRQCKVIQLTDSAAKQELEQEKDQQNLQTLAITVKKSDFSEWYQQVIRKAELIEYYDVSGCYILRPWAYFIWEQIQRLLDDLIRTEDVENTYFPMFLSAKHLNTEKDHVEGFKAEVAWVTKYGQSDLNEPLAIRPTSETIMYPAFAKWVQSHRDLPLKVNQWTNIVRWEFKFPTPFIRTREFLWQEGHTAHSTREEAVKQVYTILDFYEQVYGELLAVPVIKGIKTESEKFAGGDFTTTVETIIPQNGRGLQGATSHHLGQNFSKMFEINFEDDKRQKAFAWQTSWGFTTRSIGAMIMFHGDDNGLVLPPRIAKYQIIIIPIIHKDLDEKQLNERCEQIRQILIKQKLRVHFDNRDNYSPGWKFNKWEQKGVPIRLEIGPGEFKNNEVRVVQRFDNKKYQIKIEELNQLNQILDNIHYAMLEKARNELNQRIKQADDWKEFMTQLNQRNTILTKWCQREECEQQVKKQSGIESKEKDSEIGGQIQLTGSAKTLCMPLKQDEIKEGEKCFHCGQQAKRYVLWGRSY encoded by the exons ATGGATGATGTAGTCAAAATTCAGGTGGCAGATGGTACTGCCTATGTTAAGAATCTATTATATGTTGATAAGaaa tcaaattattatttaatcttggCAAATCACACAACTTAAGTTGGCAAATTATTTTGGAAAACCCTTGGATTATCATCAGGAAACATTAGATTAAGTAAAGAGGAATAGATAGCAGATGCTTTAAAGTCAAGTAAAGGAAATGTAAATCCTTTTGCCGTTGCAAATGATACTAATAATCTA gtcaaaaatattattattgatgagGAACTGACTAAATTCTAGAGATTAGCATTGCATCCAATAGAAAATACAACCACCATCGAAATCTCTTTAGATGATCTACAGAATAAATTCTTGAAAGCAATTAATAGACAATGTAAAGTCATACAATTGACTGACTCAGCAGCAAAATAAGagttagaataagaaaaagatcaataaaatctataaacTTTGGCTATTACAGTGAAAAAGTCTGATTTCTCAGAGTGGTATCAATAGGTCATCAGAAAAGCAGAATTGATAGAATATTATGATGTTAGTGGCTGCTATATTTTAAGACCATGGGCATATTTCATATgggaataaatataaagacTTTTAGACGATCTTATTAGAACAGAAGATGTTGAAAATACTTACTTCCCAATGTTCCTTTCTGCAAAACACTTAAATACGGAGAAGGATCATGTAGAGGGATTCAAGGCAGAAGTAGCCTGGGTGACTAAGTATGGATAGAGTGATTTAAATGAACCCTTAGCCATTAGACCAACATCTGAAACTATTATGTATCCAGCATTTGCTAAATGGGTTCAAAGTCATAGAGATTTACCATTGAAGGTAAATTAATGGACAAATATTGTGAGATGGGAATTCAAATTCCCAACTCCATTCATCAGAACTAGAGAATTCTTATGGTAGGAAGGACATACAGCTCACTCTACTAGAGAGGAAGCTGTCAAATAAGTGTATACAATACTGGACTTCTATGAATAAGTTTATGGTGAATTATTAGCAGTTCCAGTGATTAAAGGA attaaaacaGAATCGGAGAAGTTTGCAGGAGGTGATTTCACTACTACTGTTGAAACTATAATCCCATAGAATGGAAGAGGATTATAAGGAGCTACATCTCATCATTTAGGATAAAATTTCAGCAAGATGTTTGagattaattttgaagatgATAAGAGATAGAAAGCATTTGCTTGGTAAACAAGTTGGGGATTCACAACGAGATCTATTGGTGCCATGATAATGTTCCATGGTGATGATAATGGATTGGTATTACCCCCAAGGATtgcaaaatattaaattattatcataccCATCATTCATAAAGATCTTGATGAGAAACAATTGAATGAGAGATGcgaataaattagatagat attaatcaaataaaagttAAGAGTACATTTTGATAATAGAGATAACTATTCTCCAGGCtggaaatttaataaatgggAATAGAAGGGAGTTCCAATTCGATTAGAGATTGGACCAggagaattcaaaaataatgaagttAGAGTTGTGTAAAGATTTgacaataagaaatattaaattaaaatagaagaactcaattaattaaattagatactTGATAATATTCACTATGCTATGCTAGAAAAAGCACGAAATGaactaaattaaagaatcaaataGGCTGATGATTGGAAAGAATTTATGactcaattaaatcaaagaaatacaatattaactaaatg GTGTTAAAGAGAAGAATGCGAATAGTAGGTGAAAAAATAGTCAGGAATTGAATCAAAAGAGAAGGATTCAGAAATTGGTGGATAAATTCAACTTACTGGAAGTGCCAAAACATTATGTATGCCATTGAAGCAAGATGAAATTAAGGAGGGAGAGAAATGTTTCCATTGTGGCCAATAAGCCAAGAGATATGTTTTATGGGGCAGATCATATTGA
- a CDS encoding K+ channel has protein sequence MEQDSKQSQLISPIQKAQQILDQSETQKANESQQKMISKSRIQKFRTEDFSLRKKLQNQSFYGKMKVICKGMQQYIYILLEDPNSSLVAYCLQFLLLTSILLSCIAIIVDSLMDNNSNSQYDEISFYLEYYLFIFFGLEYILRMFSSTAFDQKLMGFILSPLNLIDLLAIMPFLFNLIFEGASLSGLRVIRIIRFMRVFRLFKLSRFMKDMLMIVDTVKHSAKDIIILITMFFFMVLFFSIVVYYLEYDERQIVEDEQKIHSISEAIWWCIATMTTVGYGDKLPLSIPGKMMACIAAFFGITSISLPVAVMGMNLTQTLKEHEENIEIQKLKDQFVMENDTELINKREQTQLNLKELKFMERRLEQLLENNQKVMDYVEQSQQLFDEVTQDLMSLYSALTEQLDLHIETKMKNLKARHRIMKMEKNLNQKKSIELSQIVSAFKEKQRLISQGSILVCEESQADVFSIASKHSRQSKQYTTTRKNQKLRSKNSRGSYLCVINNSNLNPFKTQTDFNDPDSHQNSIIYAQISSKNSVLNQDALGGNAEFKFNLEESSGNIDEEDDNDNRFDLSSKMQSISNIQDFKLKNSIKNNNIL, from the exons ATGGAATAAGATTCAAAATAGAGTTAGCTCATTTCTCCTATATAGAAAGCATAATAAATCTTAGATTAAAGTGAAACACAAAAAGCAAATGAAtctcaataaaaaatgatttcgAAGAGCAGAATCTAGAAATTTAGAACAGAAGACTTTTCTTTAAGGAAAaaacttcaaaattaaagCTTTTATGGGAAAATGAAAGTAATATGTAAAGGGATGCAATAATACATTTACATATTGTTAGAAGACCCTAACTCTTCCTTAGTAGCTTATTGCTTGCAATTCCTTTTACTAACAAGTATATTGTTATCTTGCATTGCAATAATTGTAGATTCTCTAATGGACAACA atagtAATTCTCAGTATGatgaaatttcattttatctaGAATATTATCTCTTCATATTCTTTGGCTTAGAATACATATTGAGAATGTTTAGTTCAACGgcttttgattaaaaattaatgggatttattttatctccattgaatttaatagatttactTGCAATAATGcctttcttatttaatctcATTTTTGAAGGGGCAAGTTTGTCTGGATTAAGagtaattagaattatcaGATTCATGAGAGTATTTCGGCTATTTAAACTTTCGAGATTTATGAAGGACATGTTAATGATT GTAGATACAGTGAAGCATTCAGCTAAAgacataataatattgattacgATGTTTTTCTTTATGGTTTTATTTTTCTCCATAGTTGTGTATTATTTGGAATATGATGAACGCTAAATCGTTGAAGATGAATAGAAAATTCATTCTATATCTGAGGCAATTTGGTGGTGTATTGCAACAATGACAACAGTTGGATACGGTGATAAGTTGCCCTTGAGTATACCAGGTAAAATGATGGCTTGCATAGCAGCCTTTTTTGGAATTACGTCTATTTCATT aCCTGTCGCAGTTATGGGAATGAACTTGACTTAAACATTGAAAGAGCATGaagaaaatatagaaatcTAGAAATTGAAGGATCAATTTGTTATGGAGAATGATACAGAATTGATCAATAAACGAGAATAAACACAATTAAATCTGAaggaattgaaatttatggAAAGAAGATTAGAATAACTGTTAGAAAATAACTAGAAGGTCATGGATTATGTTGAATaatctcaataattatttgatgaagTGACCTAAGATCTTATGAGCTTATATTCAGCTTTGACTGAATAACTGGATCTTCATATTGAAacaaaaatgaagaatttgaagGCCAGACATCGA ATAATGAAAATGGAAAAGAAtcttaatcaaaagaaatcCATCGAATTGAGTCAAATTGTATCTGCATTCAAGGAGAAATAAAGGTTGATTTCTTAGGGCTCAATTCTAGTGTGTGAAGAGAGCCAAGCGGATGTTTTTAGTATTGCAAGTAAACATAGTAGACAAAGTAAACAATACACAACAACAAGAAAgaactaaaaattaagaagcaAAAATAGCAGAGGCTCCTATCTATGTGtcattaataatagcaaCCTAAATCCTTTTAAAACTTAGACAGATTTTAATGATCCTGATTCTcattaaaatagtattataTATGCTCAGATCAGTTCAAAGAACTCTGTCTTAAATTAAGATGCGCTAGGTGGTAATGctgaattcaaattcaatttggaAGAGTCAAGCGGTAATATAGACGAAGAGGATGACAATGATAATAGATTCGATCTAAGCAGTAAAATGCAAAGTATCTCAAacatttaagattttaaacTGAAGAAtagtattaaaaataataatatattatga